One region of Mus pahari chromosome 16, PAHARI_EIJ_v1.1, whole genome shotgun sequence genomic DNA includes:
- the Idnk gene encoding probable gluconokinase isoform X3 codes for MEAPGVLLVMGVSGSGKSTVGALLASKLGWKFYDADDYHSEENRIKMGKGVPLSDQRCGFGTACCSSLFSS; via the exons ATGGAGGCGCCCGGGGTGCTGCTAGTGATGGGTGTGAGCGGCTCCGGGAA ATCCACTGTGGGTGCGCTGCTGGCCTCCAAG CTGGGATGGAAATTCTATGATGCCGATGATTACCACTCCGAGGAGAATCGGATAAAGATGGGGAAAGGGGTACCACTGAGCGACCAG agaTGTGGCTTTGGGACAGCCTGTTGTTCTAGCCTGTTCAGCTCTTAA
- the Idnk gene encoding probable gluconokinase isoform X1, with amino-acid sequence MEAPGVLLVMGVSGSGKSTVGALLASKLGWKFYDADDYHSEENRIKMGKGVPLSDQDRIPWLCTLHGILLRDVALGQPVVLACSALKKMYRDILIRGGSDAPLKSDGSAKEEPLAGGKLLVVYLCGSFDVIYGRLLQRKGHFMPPELLQSQFSILEPPSAPENFIQVSVDKGLPEIAAAVMEALK; translated from the exons ATGGAGGCGCCCGGGGTGCTGCTAGTGATGGGTGTGAGCGGCTCCGGGAA ATCCACTGTGGGTGCGCTGCTGGCCTCCAAG CTGGGATGGAAATTCTATGATGCCGATGATTACCACTCCGAGGAGAATCGGATAAAGATGGGGAAAGGGGTACCACTGAGCGACCAG GACAGGATCCCATGGCTTTGCACCTTGCACGGCATTTTACTAAG agaTGTGGCTTTGGGACAGCCTGTTGTTCTAGCCTGTTCAGCTCTTAAGAAAATGTACAGAGACATCTTGATCCGAGGGGGAAGTGATGCGCCCCTGAAAAGTGATGGCTCAGCAAAGGAGGAACCGCTGGCCGGTGGGAAACTCCTGGTGGTCTACCTCTGCGGCTCGTTTGACGTCATTTATGGACGCTTGCTCCAAAGAAAAGGACATTTTATGCCACCCGAGTTACTGCAGTCCCAGTTCAGTATTCTGGAACCCCCATCAGCTCCCGAAAACTTCATCCAAGTCAGTGTGGACAAAGGTCTCCCGGAGATCGCTGCTGCTGTTATGGAAGCCCTCAAATGA
- the Idnk gene encoding probable gluconokinase isoform X2, with amino-acid sequence MGKGVPLSDQDRIPWLCTLHGILLRDVALGQPVVLACSALKKMYRDILIRGGSDAPLKSDGSAKEEPLAGGKLLVVYLCGSFDVIYGRLLQRKGHFMPPELLQSQFSILEPPSAPENFIQVSVDKGLPEIAAAVMEALK; translated from the exons ATGGGGAAAGGGGTACCACTGAGCGACCAG GACAGGATCCCATGGCTTTGCACCTTGCACGGCATTTTACTAAG agaTGTGGCTTTGGGACAGCCTGTTGTTCTAGCCTGTTCAGCTCTTAAGAAAATGTACAGAGACATCTTGATCCGAGGGGGAAGTGATGCGCCCCTGAAAAGTGATGGCTCAGCAAAGGAGGAACCGCTGGCCGGTGGGAAACTCCTGGTGGTCTACCTCTGCGGCTCGTTTGACGTCATTTATGGACGCTTGCTCCAAAGAAAAGGACATTTTATGCCACCCGAGTTACTGCAGTCCCAGTTCAGTATTCTGGAACCCCCATCAGCTCCCGAAAACTTCATCCAAGTCAGTGTGGACAAAGGTCTCCCGGAGATCGCTGCTGCTGTTATGGAAGCCCTCAAATGA